One Gloeothece verrucosa PCC 7822 DNA window includes the following coding sequences:
- a CDS encoding 3'-5' exonuclease, translating to MLYFTEPDDIQALIDEFALLKILWLDTEVADFKSQKPRLSLIQMLAYPQDKDGSRTFIIDVLNKRDEVDYFIEKIMSNEQINKVFHNAQHDLKFLGGKKAQNITCTMKLAQSIPYHILPVSSLTLKTLTEHLTEFKNVSKEEQGSDWGQRPLSDQQLHYAKMDPIYLAHIHQKLLELIKKNNTDPTRDDLTEIGKRYQEIEPEWKILDSEINHLKERAKNAMKAQNKPENFAFKLSGSDRTTVKVDFAELAQLAVSQGLDLHFPITLDKSLQKQLGDLLNKLSIQEEKTTTWRLLSKGLEEETDD from the coding sequence ATGTTATATTTCACTGAACCAGATGATATCCAAGCTTTAATTGATGAATTCGCGCTCCTGAAAATTCTCTGGTTAGATACAGAGGTGGCTGATTTTAAAAGTCAAAAGCCCAGACTATCTCTAATTCAGATGTTAGCTTATCCACAAGATAAAGATGGTTCGAGAACTTTTATTATTGATGTTTTAAATAAAAGGGATGAGGTGGATTATTTTATTGAAAAAATCATGAGTAATGAACAGATAAACAAAGTTTTTCATAATGCTCAACATGATTTAAAATTTTTAGGCGGTAAAAAAGCTCAAAATATAACTTGTACGATGAAATTGGCTCAAAGTATTCCTTATCATATTTTACCGGTTAGTTCATTGACCCTAAAAACCTTGACCGAACATTTAACCGAGTTTAAAAATGTGAGTAAAGAAGAACAAGGCAGTGATTGGGGACAACGGCCCCTGAGTGATCAGCAACTACATTATGCTAAGATGGACCCGATATATTTGGCTCATATCCATCAAAAATTATTAGAGTTAATCAAGAAAAATAATACCGATCCTACTCGGGATGATTTAACTGAAATTGGCAAAAGATATCAAGAAATAGAACCAGAATGGAAAATTTTAGATTCAGAAATTAATCATTTAAAAGAGAGAGCTAAAAACGCCATGAAAGCGCAAAATAAACCCGAAAACTTTGCTTTTAAACTTTCTGGCTCAGACCGTACCACCGTTAAAGTTGACTTTGCTGAATTAGCCCAGTTAGCGGTAAGCCAAGGCCTTGATTTACACTTTCCCATCACTTTAGATAAATCTCTGCAAAAACAACTCGGAGATCTTTTAAATAAACTTTCGATCCAAGAAGAAAAAACGACAACTTGGCGTTTGCTTTCTAAAGGGTTAGAAGAAGAAACCGATGATTAG
- a CDS encoding DOPA 4,5-dioxygenase family protein, whose translation MLDLTTDSISGFHAHIYYDASTKEKAQQLREKLAQNFTEIKLGRWHDRPIGPHPRWSYQVAFEKELFGKLIPWLMLHQNGLIILVHPLTGDDLADHRDYAIWLGEKLELNLEVLKQ comes from the coding sequence ATGCTAGACCTTACTACAGATTCTATAAGCGGTTTTCATGCTCATATCTATTACGACGCTTCCACTAAAGAAAAAGCGCAACAATTGCGGGAAAAATTGGCCCAAAATTTTACTGAAATCAAGCTTGGTCGTTGGCATGATCGCCCCATCGGACCACATCCTCGCTGGAGTTATCAAGTAGCTTTTGAAAAAGAACTATTTGGAAAACTAATACCTTGGTTAATGCTCCATCAAAATGGATTAATAATTTTAGTGCATCCATTAACCGGCGATGACCTTGCCGATCATCGAGATTATGCTATTTGGTTAGGAGAAAAGCTAGAACTCAATCTTGAGGTGTTAAAACAATAA
- the smc gene encoding chromosome segregation protein SMC, translating into MVHIKRVELSHFKSFGGTTSIPFLPGFTVISGPNGSGKSNILDALLFCLGLASSKGMRAERLPDLVNHNHTPNGRKTTETSVSVTFDLSDLPDIVVSSTQQALNNDNGHSDSPKPLTEWTVTRRLRVTSGGNYSSTYYINDHPCSVNELHEQLNRFRIYPEGYNVVLQGDVTRIITMNSRERREIIDELAGVAEFDRKIEKAKETLESVREREERCRIIEQELMRSLERLATDRIKAEKYRKLKCEIQQKQQWEIVIQLRFLQQQQASLQAQLAAGDTQVTQFQAQLNSLNHQIEQTSTTLEQLNTQVKALGEEEQLSVASQLATQKAKRHQLQQQQQQLELTTQETQTHLEQTSKDIQQYQQTLTQVGEQKQHLLSEIIPHLITQRDQTRETLETSKQKSHEVAAASEAWVQEQTALTHQIAQLQDTLNPYRTEQAQLQERYQRLEKNIDEQTQRQQSTESELTSQETEMTRLCEQLPLIQAEIQTLAQQLTLTEHDRTIQQDTQKRLLKEQRDKQRELDKLEATQQAQQEAQGTYATQVILQSDLPGVCGLVANLAEVEPSYQLALEIAAGGRLGYLVVEDDSIASAGIALLKQKRVGRATFLPLNKIQFSKPPDTYNLRFAKGFVNLAVNLINCNPRYNNIFSYVFGGTMVFETLEDARHYLGKYRIVTLEGDLLELTGAMTGGSKPSRGSIHFGSVNSSESAEMAALKHRLADLEQILSRNEEQIAQKSQLVKELSQKLTTFKQKERELQLQYAQHQKDIERLSGQKEDLNRQLWQNREELQQATSRLQQLTQEIPILETQLHQEQQRLAELEASQTHSQWLEIQAEIKATEVQLQQQEQAVRQAEENAKDLQTKTQRLEEKILEAQQRIEGFHQQTLTIDEQKAEIQQQLLKSEANIAETEQLFQQLTEKLGETKKERDRTEAALRSLQTQQQKTSWSLEKLLQTQQERKAALESLEQQLENQRSELPEPLPELPETIMNQENLAQYLEQLQSEIKNGKKRLEAMEPVNMLALEEYERTKERLDELSGKLATLEGERTELLLRVENFTTLRFRAFKEAFDAVNENFQGIFATLSEGDGYLQLDNPEDPFSGGLNLVAHPKGKPVQRLSSMSGGEKSLTALSFIFSLQRYRPSPFYAFDEVDMFLDGANVERLSKMIRQQSQQAQFIVVSLRRPMIEAAQRTIGVTQARGAHTQVLGIKL; encoded by the coding sequence ATGGTCCATATTAAGCGAGTGGAACTGTCCCACTTTAAATCCTTTGGCGGTACAACTTCTATCCCTTTCTTACCCGGATTTACCGTAATCTCTGGGCCCAATGGGTCTGGTAAATCTAATATTTTAGATGCTCTCCTATTTTGCCTCGGTTTGGCAAGCTCTAAAGGAATGCGGGCAGAACGTCTACCAGATTTAGTTAATCATAATCACACCCCCAATGGACGCAAGACAACAGAAACCAGCGTCTCTGTAACCTTTGATTTATCAGATTTACCCGATATTGTCGTTTCATCCACACAACAAGCGTTAAATAATGATAATGGACATTCAGACAGTCCTAAACCCCTGACAGAATGGACCGTTACACGCCGCTTACGAGTCACCAGTGGCGGCAACTATTCATCTACCTATTACATCAATGATCATCCCTGTAGCGTTAACGAACTCCACGAACAATTAAACCGTTTTCGGATCTATCCTGAAGGTTACAACGTGGTTTTACAAGGGGATGTCACCCGCATTATTACCATGAACTCCCGAGAAAGACGGGAAATAATTGATGAGTTGGCCGGAGTCGCTGAATTTGACCGCAAAATTGAAAAGGCCAAAGAAACTCTAGAATCAGTCCGAGAACGAGAAGAACGCTGTAGAATTATCGAACAAGAATTAATGCGCTCTCTTGAGCGTCTCGCGACAGACCGCATCAAAGCCGAAAAATACCGCAAACTCAAGTGCGAAATTCAACAGAAACAACAATGGGAAATCGTCATCCAACTGCGTTTCCTACAGCAACAACAAGCGTCATTACAAGCTCAACTCGCTGCCGGTGATACACAAGTTACTCAATTTCAAGCACAACTCAACAGTCTTAATCACCAAATCGAACAAACTAGCACCACCCTAGAGCAACTTAATACCCAGGTTAAAGCATTAGGAGAAGAAGAACAACTCTCTGTCGCTTCCCAACTCGCTACCCAAAAAGCCAAACGCCATCAACTCCAACAACAACAACAGCAACTAGAACTGACGACACAAGAAACTCAAACCCACCTAGAACAAACAAGCAAAGATATCCAGCAGTATCAACAAACCCTCACCCAAGTGGGCGAACAAAAACAACATCTATTGAGCGAAATTATCCCCCATTTAATCACTCAACGCGACCAAACTCGAGAAACCCTCGAAACCAGCAAGCAAAAATCCCATGAAGTCGCCGCCGCTTCCGAAGCATGGGTGCAGGAACAAACGGCCCTCACTCATCAAATCGCACAATTACAAGATACCCTTAACCCCTATCGTACCGAACAGGCCCAACTACAAGAACGTTACCAACGACTCGAAAAAAACATCGACGAACAAACCCAACGTCAACAAAGCACAGAAAGCGAACTAACCAGTCAAGAAACAGAAATGACTCGCTTATGTGAGCAACTCCCCCTCATTCAAGCAGAAATCCAAACTTTAGCTCAACAGTTAACCCTAACCGAACACGACCGCACTATTCAACAAGATACCCAAAAACGTCTCCTCAAAGAACAACGCGACAAACAACGAGAACTCGATAAACTCGAAGCTACTCAACAGGCGCAACAAGAAGCTCAAGGAACCTATGCCACTCAAGTCATTTTACAATCAGATTTGCCCGGAGTCTGCGGCTTAGTGGCCAATTTAGCCGAAGTGGAACCTTCCTATCAACTCGCCTTAGAAATTGCTGCCGGCGGACGCTTAGGTTATCTGGTGGTAGAAGATGATAGTATTGCCTCAGCCGGTATCGCCTTACTTAAACAAAAACGAGTCGGACGAGCGACGTTTTTACCCTTAAATAAAATTCAATTCTCTAAACCCCCTGATACTTATAACCTTCGCTTTGCCAAGGGGTTTGTTAACCTGGCCGTCAATTTAATTAATTGTAACCCCCGCTACAACAATATTTTTAGTTATGTGTTCGGCGGCACGATGGTTTTTGAAACCCTAGAGGATGCCCGTCATTACCTCGGAAAATACCGCATTGTCACTTTAGAGGGAGACCTCCTCGAACTGACCGGAGCCATGACAGGCGGCAGTAAACCGAGTCGCGGCTCGATTCATTTCGGCAGCGTGAACTCGTCCGAATCAGCAGAAATGGCTGCCCTCAAGCACCGCTTAGCTGACCTTGAACAGATCTTAAGCCGCAATGAAGAACAGATTGCACAAAAAAGTCAATTAGTCAAAGAATTGTCACAAAAATTAACAACATTCAAACAAAAAGAAAGAGAACTGCAACTGCAATATGCACAACACCAAAAAGATATTGAGCGTTTAAGCGGGCAAAAAGAGGATTTAAACCGCCAATTATGGCAAAACCGCGAAGAATTACAGCAAGCGACCAGCCGGTTACAGCAATTAACCCAAGAGATCCCTATTTTAGAAACCCAACTGCATCAAGAGCAACAACGTTTAGCCGAATTAGAAGCTTCTCAAACCCATAGTCAATGGTTAGAAATTCAAGCCGAAATTAAAGCCACCGAAGTCCAATTACAACAACAAGAGCAAGCGGTACGCCAAGCCGAGGAAAATGCCAAAGATTTACAAACAAAAACTCAACGTTTAGAAGAGAAAATCCTCGAAGCGCAACAGCGAATAGAAGGGTTTCACCAGCAAACGTTGACCATTGATGAGCAAAAGGCGGAAATCCAGCAACAATTGCTCAAGAGCGAGGCAAATATTGCTGAAACCGAGCAATTATTCCAACAACTTACCGAGAAACTCGGAGAAACCAAAAAAGAACGGGACCGCACAGAAGCCGCTCTCCGTTCTTTACAAACTCAACAGCAGAAAACCTCATGGAGCCTAGAAAAACTGTTACAAACTCAACAGGAAAGAAAAGCCGCTCTTGAAAGTTTAGAACAACAGTTAGAAAATCAACGCTCAGAACTGCCTGAGCCGCTTCCTGAATTACCTGAAACCATTATGAATCAGGAGAATTTAGCCCAATATTTAGAGCAACTCCAAAGCGAAATTAAGAATGGAAAAAAACGCTTAGAAGCGATGGAACCCGTTAATATGTTAGCCTTAGAAGAATATGAAAGAACAAAAGAAAGATTAGATGAGTTATCCGGAAAACTGGCAACCTTAGAAGGAGAAAGAACCGAATTATTATTGCGAGTAGAAAACTTTACCACCTTAAGATTTAGGGCATTTAAAGAGGCATTTGATGCCGTTAATGAAAACTTTCAAGGGATTTTTGCCACCCTTTCAGAAGGAGATGGTTATTTACAGTTAGATAACCCGGAAGACCCTTTTAGCGGCGGCTTAAATTTAGTGGCTCATCCAAAAGGAAAACCCGTACAAAGATTAAGTTCTATGTCGGGAGGAGAAAAGTCTTTAACCGCTTTAAGTTTTATTTTCTCGCTGCAAAGATATCGCCCCTCCCCGTTTTATGCCTTTGATGAAGTGGATATGTTTTTAGATGGTGCCAATGTAGAAAGATTATCGAAAATGATTAGACAACAATCTCAACAAGCACAGTTTATTGTGGTGAGTTTGCGTCGTCCTATGATAGAAGCGGCTCAAAGAACCATCGGCGTTACTCAAGCGAGAGGGGCCCATACCCAAGTTTTAGGGATTAAGTTATAA
- a CDS encoding hybrid sensor histidine kinase/response regulator, which yields MAGERILVVEDERIVARDIEKRLKKLGYIVPFSVGSGEAALKIVAEEPLDLILMDIELKGLIDGIETAEQIRTNFDVPIIYLTAYADATTLERAKATEPFGYIVKPFDERDLHAAIEVALRRGLAERAIRVALQKEKELSELKSRFWSMVAHEFRTPMTTILGSAQLLEELHHQISEERRREYLFLIQQSVRSMEQLLNDVLSIGRVEGGSLKFQPAILNLEQFCRDLIDEMQFNAGPNYQIIFQQHGDCEHTYLDKKLLRHILVNLLTNAIKYSPEGGHIYLNIFCDHTEIKLQVQDNGIGIPEENQHHLFEPFQRAGNVGSIPGTGLGLTMVKKCLDLHGGEIVVNSQVGVGTTITLTFFRNVLNNCEVEN from the coding sequence ATGGCGGGAGAAAGAATTTTAGTGGTTGAAGATGAGAGAATCGTTGCTCGTGACATTGAGAAACGATTAAAAAAATTGGGCTATATCGTGCCCTTTTCAGTGGGTTCAGGAGAAGCGGCTCTAAAAATCGTGGCAGAAGAACCCTTGGATTTAATTTTAATGGATATTGAATTAAAAGGGTTAATTGATGGCATTGAAACAGCCGAGCAAATCCGAACTAATTTTGATGTTCCCATTATTTATTTAACGGCTTATGCTGATGCGACTACCTTAGAACGGGCCAAAGCCACTGAACCCTTTGGCTATATTGTCAAACCCTTTGACGAGAGAGATTTACACGCGGCTATTGAGGTGGCCTTACGTCGCGGTTTAGCCGAGAGAGCCATTCGAGTAGCACTACAAAAAGAAAAAGAACTCAGTGAACTTAAATCTCGCTTTTGGTCTATGGTGGCTCACGAATTCCGCACCCCCATGACGACAATTTTAGGTTCTGCACAATTACTCGAAGAACTTCATCATCAGATTAGTGAAGAACGCCGACGTGAGTATTTATTTTTAATTCAACAGTCTGTGCGCTCAATGGAACAGTTATTAAATGATGTTTTATCTATTGGTCGAGTAGAAGGCGGCAGCTTAAAATTTCAACCCGCCATTCTGAATTTAGAACAATTTTGCCGAGATTTAATTGATGAAATGCAATTTAATGCCGGTCCTAACTATCAAATTATTTTTCAACAACACGGCGATTGCGAACACACTTATTTAGATAAAAAATTACTTAGACATATTTTAGTTAATCTACTTACAAATGCTATTAAATATTCTCCTGAAGGCGGTCATATATATTTGAATATTTTTTGTGATCATACAGAAATAAAATTGCAAGTTCAAGATAATGGTATTGGTATTCCCGAAGAAAATCAACATCATTTATTCGAGCCATTTCAGCGAGCCGGCAATGTGGGGAGTATTCCCGGCACAGGATTAGGTCTAACAATGGTCAAAAAGTGTTTAGATTTACATGGGGGAGAAATAGTGGTTAATAGTCAAGTGGGTGTGGGAACAACCATCACCCTTACCTTTTTCAGAAATGTTTTAAATAACTGCGAAGTCGAAAATTAA
- a CDS encoding histidine kinase dimerization/phosphoacceptor domain -containing protein, with protein MPQEPPAFLSALERAIDRRPLRVTPLTPLAEVLGIMGKALSSCPVPGLALSLNTVLISQARASIILVVEEGHLLGVFDESEALKVITTNRNLEQMTVAQAMKPPVVALRTAENPDIFQALALLRQHQIYHLPVLDEPEKLAGIINPATLRGVLPLDELLKIQTLAELISPAVIQAPASSSVLDIAQLMVTHQVDCIILNQTPRGQMTRPVGSLLRRDIIKLYELGLDLSGIQAQTVMSFPLPGFSPTESILAAYWQMQQQLVQRLLVISDQGELLNIVSPTSFLYALDLDLMRRSVEQVQQVSEDFEAEKSHIEEESPVVLERPPLENSKELLEQLEGSRILAAMSLRIRESLDLEQILQTAVNEVWQFLQTDRVIIYRFHPDMSGTVAVEAVSEGWRPVLNSTLKDTCFGQEYAEAYKQGRTQVVENIYTAGLSQCHIDILVLYDIWASLVVPIMQRDNLWGLLCAYHCSGPRYWRPFEVDLLTQLATHIAIAIQQSELYQQLEYELNQRKRTEERLKQSLKEKELLLKEIHHRVKNNLQVISSLLRLQSDYVKDETILSLLRDSQNRIRSIALIHEKLYQSKDILKINFDEYIRDLLNHLKHSYAANAPRVKLTTNAQEIWFNIETAIPCSLLINELVSNAFKHAFPIPSQEDEILVEISLIDENRYELTVQDNGIGFPLDLDFRHTESLGLELACLFTEQLEGSIELDRNNGTIFKVLFSQLDRAS; from the coding sequence ATGCCACAAGAGCCACCGGCTTTTTTATCGGCTTTAGAACGGGCAATTGATCGCCGTCCTTTGAGAGTGACTCCTCTAACACCACTAGCAGAAGTCCTTGGCATTATGGGCAAAGCCCTAAGTAGTTGTCCGGTTCCGGGTTTGGCATTATCACTCAATACAGTGTTAATCTCTCAAGCACGAGCTAGTATCATTCTGGTGGTAGAAGAAGGACATTTACTCGGTGTTTTTGATGAAAGCGAAGCCCTCAAAGTCATTACCACCAATAGGAATTTAGAGCAAATGACCGTCGCTCAAGCCATGAAACCCCCTGTGGTGGCTTTGAGAACTGCTGAAAATCCCGATATTTTTCAGGCATTAGCCTTATTACGCCAACATCAAATCTATCATTTACCGGTCTTAGATGAACCCGAAAAACTAGCCGGAATCATCAATCCGGCAACTCTTCGAGGAGTCTTACCTCTCGACGAACTGCTAAAAATACAAACATTAGCCGAGTTAATTTCTCCTGCGGTTATTCAAGCACCGGCCAGTAGTTCTGTACTGGATATCGCTCAACTGATGGTAACTCATCAAGTGGATTGTATCATTTTGAACCAGACCCCTAGAGGGCAGATGACTCGACCTGTAGGAAGTCTTTTGCGGCGAGATATTATCAAACTTTATGAGCTAGGACTAGATTTGTCAGGAATACAGGCTCAAACGGTCATGAGCTTCCCCTTGCCCGGTTTCAGTCCAACCGAGTCAATCTTAGCCGCCTATTGGCAAATGCAGCAACAGCTAGTACAGCGCTTATTGGTCATCTCAGACCAAGGAGAACTGCTCAATATTGTCAGTCCGACTAGCTTCTTGTACGCCTTAGACCTAGACCTGATGCGTCGTAGCGTCGAACAGGTACAGCAAGTCAGTGAGGATTTTGAAGCCGAAAAAAGCCATATTGAGGAGGAGTCTCCAGTGGTTTTAGAACGCCCTCCCCTAGAAAATTCCAAAGAATTATTAGAACAACTCGAAGGCAGCCGCATCTTAGCGGCCATGTCTCTGAGAATTCGAGAATCTCTGGATTTAGAGCAGATTCTACAGACAGCCGTTAATGAAGTTTGGCAATTTTTGCAGACTGATCGCGTCATTATCTACCGTTTTCATCCCGATATGAGTGGAACTGTCGCTGTAGAGGCAGTATCCGAAGGTTGGCGGCCAGTCCTCAACAGTACCCTAAAAGATACTTGTTTTGGGCAGGAATACGCCGAAGCTTATAAACAAGGACGGACACAAGTCGTCGAGAATATCTACACGGCCGGTTTAAGCCAATGCCATATCGACATTTTAGTTCTCTACGACATTTGGGCCAGTTTGGTGGTACCGATCATGCAAAGAGACAACCTCTGGGGACTCTTATGTGCCTATCACTGTTCGGGCCCGAGATACTGGCGACCGTTTGAAGTAGATTTGCTCACTCAACTGGCTACTCATATAGCGATCGCCATTCAACAATCCGAACTTTATCAACAACTCGAATACGAACTCAACCAACGCAAACGAACCGAGGAACGCTTAAAGCAATCTCTCAAAGAAAAAGAGCTTTTACTCAAAGAAATTCATCATCGGGTGAAAAATAACCTGCAAGTTATTTCTAGTCTTTTAAGGCTTCAAAGCGATTATGTCAAAGATGAAACTATCTTAAGCTTATTAAGAGATAGTCAAAATAGAATCCGTTCAATAGCACTGATACATGAAAAACTCTATCAATCAAAAGACATCCTTAAAATTAACTTTGACGAGTATATTCGAGATTTGCTCAATCATTTGAAGCACTCTTATGCAGCCAATGCCCCTCGGGTAAAATTAACCACAAATGCTCAAGAAATTTGGTTTAACATTGAAACAGCAATTCCCTGTAGTTTGCTGATCAATGAATTAGTTTCCAATGCTTTCAAACACGCTTTTCCTATACCGAGTCAGGAGGATGAAATTCTCGTCGAGATTTCGCTAATAGATGAAAATCGCTATGAGTTAACGGTTCAAGATAATGGTATAGGTTTTCCTCTAGATTTAGATTTTCGCCATACAGAATCGTTGGGTCTAGAGTTAGCTTGTTTGTTTACCGAGCAATTAGAGGGAAGCATTGAGCTTGATCGAAACAATGGAACAATTTTCAAGGTACTATTTAGTCAGTTGGATCGGGCATCATAA
- a CDS encoding DUF3370 domain-containing protein, translating into MLSLMSSLLIAQSSPVSFFTENQRLTQPQEVRTLPGHLNDVQVFNSNSPEVVKNEGILLSTFPGDINKFPTAHLNKPLSGRFDVFCHHIARPTEKDRPLYQGIIVYNPGNQPVTIKILQAASYLTSSDAPFVELPSQVEDPQGSVFSGPGSRLMGDVLRGVNQPIFPEQIVIPPGQSKMLFSLLIPASSARSTFMRLESSGRVYMANLAMYGIPEYPPTPPNVATKNTKKKLDPTSEPPEPTPPPPPPTYREPALAEWRKLLLTGQLVSPRDLPPTPLNDPTVVKTIYGRVAGISQGSEWSAKIVDQPGSNYLTIPKPGQAFSYPVSTVNEGTYGTEQVQSAPMLVRYPDTAYLAHGNYGVHYYLTLPLRNNTSVAQTVTITLQTPLKQDRYSDRLFFVQHPQGQVFFRGTVRVSFVDKRGQTQSRYFHLVQRQGQQGEPLLSLNLQPQEMREVTVDFIYPPDATPPQVLTIRTLDYLAR; encoded by the coding sequence ATGCTTTCTTTAATGTCTTCGCTATTAATAGCACAATCTTCGCCCGTTTCGTTTTTCACAGAAAATCAACGGCTCACCCAACCGCAAGAAGTTCGCACCCTGCCAGGACATCTAAATGATGTTCAAGTTTTCAACAGTAATAGTCCTGAAGTGGTTAAAAACGAAGGCATTCTTTTATCGACTTTTCCAGGAGATATCAACAAATTCCCAACGGCTCACCTCAATAAACCTTTAAGTGGACGTTTTGATGTTTTTTGTCATCATATTGCTAGGCCGACAGAAAAAGACCGTCCTCTTTATCAAGGAATAATTGTCTATAATCCCGGCAATCAGCCAGTCACCATAAAAATTTTACAAGCGGCAAGTTATCTCACTTCATCGGATGCCCCGTTTGTTGAACTGCCTTCGCAAGTGGAAGACCCACAAGGCTCTGTGTTTAGTGGTCCAGGGTCTAGGCTAATGGGAGATGTATTACGGGGGGTAAATCAACCGATTTTTCCCGAGCAAATCGTCATCCCGCCCGGACAGAGTAAAATGCTATTTAGCCTGCTGATTCCAGCCAGTAGCGCCCGCTCTACCTTTATGCGGCTCGAAAGCAGTGGAAGAGTGTATATGGCGAATCTAGCCATGTATGGAATTCCCGAATATCCTCCTACACCGCCGAATGTAGCCACGAAAAACACCAAGAAGAAATTAGACCCCACATCAGAACCCCCAGAACCGACCCCCCCACCCCCTCCACCCACCTATCGAGAACCCGCCTTAGCCGAATGGCGAAAACTACTGCTCACGGGTCAATTAGTCTCACCTCGCGATTTACCCCCAACTCCCTTAAATGATCCCACTGTGGTTAAAACCATTTATGGCCGAGTCGCAGGCATTTCCCAAGGTTCAGAATGGAGCGCAAAAATTGTCGATCAGCCCGGCAGTAATTATTTGACTATCCCCAAACCCGGACAAGCCTTTTCTTATCCTGTGAGTACCGTCAATGAAGGAACTTATGGCACTGAGCAGGTACAGAGTGCCCCCATGTTAGTCCGTTATCCGGATACGGCCTACCTAGCTCATGGAAATTATGGCGTACATTACTATTTAACCCTGCCTTTACGCAACAACACCTCAGTCGCTCAAACCGTTACCATAACGCTTCAAACACCCTTAAAACAAGATCGTTACTCAGATCGACTCTTTTTTGTGCAACATCCTCAAGGACAAGTATTTTTCCGAGGAACAGTCCGGGTGAGTTTTGTCGATAAGAGAGGACAAACTCAGTCGAGATATTTTCATCTGGTGCAGCGACAAGGACAACAAGGTGAACCTTTATTGAGTCTCAATTTACAACCCCAAGAAATGCGAGAAGTGACCGTAGATTTTATCTATCCTCCAGATGCTACGCCGCCTCAAGTTCTGACTATACGAACCTTAGACTACTTGGCTAGATAA
- a CDS encoding branched-chain amino acid ABC transporter permease encodes MDLAQILFNGLAIGSVIALAAVGLTLSYGILRLSNFAHGDFMTLGAYITWLANINGLNLWLSIILGAGGTVIAMLVSEYLIWKPMRDRRASSTTLIIISIGLALFIRNGILFIWGGSNQRYDLPVMAAMDLLGVKVAFDRVLAITMAIIAIIVLHFLLQKTKIGKAMRAVADNVDLARVSGINVEWVVLWTWIITGVLTAIGGAIFGLIVGGIRPNMGWFLILPMFASVILGGIGNPYGAIAGALVIGVAQELSVPWLGSDYKLGVALLIMIVILLVRPQGLFRGTI; translated from the coding sequence ATGGACTTAGCACAAATACTGTTTAATGGTTTAGCCATCGGAAGTGTAATTGCTTTAGCAGCCGTAGGACTCACCCTCAGCTATGGAATTTTACGCCTATCCAATTTTGCTCATGGCGATTTTATGACATTAGGAGCTTATATAACTTGGCTGGCTAATATAAATGGATTAAATCTTTGGCTCTCGATCATTTTAGGGGCTGGTGGCACCGTGATCGCCATGCTAGTGAGTGAGTATCTGATTTGGAAACCGATGCGCGATCGCCGAGCCAGCAGTACAACTCTGATTATTATCTCTATCGGGTTAGCTCTATTCATTCGCAACGGGATTTTATTTATCTGGGGCGGCAGTAACCAACGCTATGATTTACCGGTGATGGCGGCAATGGATTTATTAGGGGTAAAAGTGGCTTTTGACCGGGTTTTAGCCATTACTATGGCGATCATTGCCATTATTGTGCTTCATTTTCTGCTACAAAAAACGAAAATCGGCAAGGCCATGCGGGCTGTGGCTGATAATGTGGATTTAGCTCGGGTATCTGGTATTAATGTCGAGTGGGTGGTGTTGTGGACTTGGATTATTACCGGAGTTTTAACGGCGATTGGTGGAGCAATCTTTGGTTTAATTGTGGGGGGAATTCGCCCTAATATGGGCTGGTTTTTAATTTTGCCGATGTTTGCTTCGGTGATTTTAGGGGGTATCGGAAATCCTTATGGAGCAATTGCAGGCGCTCTAGTGATTGGGGTGGCTCAAGAATTAAGTGTTCCTTGGTTAGGTTCGGATTATAAGTTAGGGGTGGCTTTATTGATTATGATTGTGATTTTGTTGGTGCGCCCTCAAGGGTTATTTAGAGGGACGATTTAA